GTACAGGTTTGGACCTGGTCACCGTTTCGAGAGGACTCCGTGTTCCGCACGAAGAGCAAGACCGAGCAGGCCAAGGACAGGTCGCCCAGGCCCAGGAGCTGTCGGCGTCGACCGCGGAGCAGATCCGCGAGCGCGTCGTCCCCGCCGTGGAGCACGCCGCCGAGGTGGCGCGCGACTGGGGGAAGCCGCGGGTGGAGGCTGCCCGCGACTGGGCCAAGCCGCGCGTCGAGCACGGGATCGAGGTGGCCGCCCCCAAGCTGGAGAAGGGCGTGCAGGACCTCGCCCCGCGCGTCGACAGCGCGCGAGACAAGATCGTCGACGAGCTGCTGCCCCGGATCGCCGAGGCCATCGCGGCCGCCGCCGCCGCCAGCGTCGCGGCCCGCGACGAGGCCGTCTCCCGCGGTGGCGACGCCGCGCTGGTCCTCAAGGGTGAGGCGGTGGCCAGGCCGAAGCGCCGGGGCCGCAAGCTGCTGCTCCTGCTCGGCCTCGGTGGCGCCGCGGCCGCGGGCGTCGCCGCGTTCAAGCGGTCCGCACCCAGGGCCGACCCGTGGGCCACGCCGCTGCAGGACCCCTACATCGCCCCCAGCGCCGGACGGTCCTCCACGGCCACGCCGGCGACCGACACCACGCCGGCCGCCACCACGACGGAGGAGCCGGCCGCCACCGAGGAGCCGACGGGCACCGAGGAGACCGGCGCGGCCAAGGACACCGCCGAGACCAAGCCCGACACCGCCAAGACGGTGCGCGGCGCCAGCGCCGGCGACTGAGCCGCGACCGCCTGAGCCAAGGCAGCAGGGGCAGGACCGTCAGGTCCTGCCCCTGCTGCCTTCGCTATGCTTCGGCCCTCCTCGAGCTGACCGTCCTGCCTGGATGGAGCCACCGTTGCGCTGGGTCATCGACGTGCGGCGCCTCGCCGCGATCGACCTGTGGGGCCTGCACGGCCGCCCCCTGCGCCGCCGCCTGATCACCCTCGAGTTCGCCCTCGGCATCGTGCTGCCGATGGTGCTCGGGTCGGTCTGCCTGACCGCGCGGGCCCCGTTCACCCGGGTCATCGGCGCGTGGCTGGTCGGCATCGCCCTCAACTACGTCCCGCTGGCGTTCCACGCCTTCCGGCTGTCCCGGCGCGGCGCACTCGAGGCCGAGCTGGCCGGGGTCGACGCCCGCAGCGAGCTGCGCCGCTACAGCCGGCGCCAGTTCGTCATCGCCATCCCGCTGGCGCTGCTGGTCATGTCGTTCCTGCGACCGCCCCGCCCCTGAACGCCGGTATGCCGTGCCCCTCACCTGGTGAGGGGCACGGCATACCGGGGGAGCGTGTCGGCTCAGCCGTTCCAGGTGTAGCCGGTCGGCTGCTCGCCCAGGTCGACGATGGCGGCGACGGGGCCACCGCCCTCGGGGCCCTGGTGGGCGGCGGAGACGGAGACGAAGACCGCCGGGTCGCCGGTCACGGCCGCGGTGACGCCACCGACGCAGGACTTGATCTGGCGGTGCCAGTGCACGTCGGAGTCGTCGAGCATCGCGTTGCGGCGGCCGTGGACGGTGCCGTCCTGGCTGGCCTCGCACTTCAGGAAGACGTTGACCAGGCGGCCGTCGAGGTCCGAGGTGTGCGGGCGCTCGGGCAGGTCGAGGCCGGCGTCCTTGATCGCGGCCCAGATGCCGTCGGCGTCGAGGGCGTCGTTCATCACCGAGTGGCCGATGCGGTAGCGGCCGCCGACCCCGCGGGCGTTGCCCACGACGACGATCTGCGCCTGGTCGAGCTCGACGCCGGAGGAGCAGGAGGCGACCGAGGAGTACAGGTCGCGGTTGTGCATGACGTCCTCGTCGCTCGGCATCTCGATCTCGCCGAGGGCGACGGCGATGCCGAGGCCGGTGGTGCCGTTGGACAGGTCCATCGACTCGTGGGTGTGCTCGGTCCAGACCTGCTTGCCGCGAGCCTTGGCGTCGCGGATGGTGTGGATCGTCAGCAGCGGGGTCTTGGTCTGCACGTAGTGCACGTCGGCGACGTCGGTGATGCCGGCGCGCTCCATGGCGACCTTCACGCCGGCGGCGACCTTCTCGATCATGCCGGTGTAGCCGATCTCCTCGGGCAGGATCGGCTCGCTCATGGCGAACCCGACGGTGAGGCGCGGCTCGTCGGTCTGCACGGCCCTGGCCGGGTCCACGGTGGCGAAGATCGTGGCGTGGGGGCTGATCACGCCGTCGGTGCCGCCGGACCACACGATCGGGATCTGCTTGACCTGGTCGGCCGGGGCCCCCTTGGCGACGAGCACCTCACGGAACGCCCGGTCGGCGATGATCCGGGTGTAGTCGTTGACGCCGCCGTTGCCCTCGGTCTTGCCGATGATGGCGATGACGCGGTCGGCCTCCATCACGCCGTCGTCGATGAGCTTGGCCAGCTCGGAGGCGTCGGCCACGCTGTGGATCGGGACCTTGCGGACCTCAATGGCATCAGGCACGGGTGTCACCCTTCGTTCTCGGTGGGGTTCTGCGGTGTGGGGTTCTGTCCTGCGGGGTCGTGCGGCTTGGCGGGACGGCCCTCGATGACCGTCCCGTAGCTCCCGGTCACGGCCTTGTCGATCTGCTCCAGCGCGGTGATCACGGCGCGCGGGCCGCCGGACTCGACGAAGCGCAGCGCGGCCTCGACCTTGGGGCCCATCGAGCCGCTGGCGAAGTGGCCCTCACCGGCGATCTCGCGCATCTGCTCCAGGCTGACCACGCCGATCTCCTCGGCCTGCGGGGTGCCCCAGGCCTTGATGGCGTGGTCGACGTCGGTGGCGATGACGAGCACGTCGGCGTGCACCGACCGGGCCAGCAGCGCCGCGGTGAGGTCCTTGTCGATGACCGCCTCGACGCCGCGCACCGTGCCGTCCTCGGCGCGGACCACCGGGATGCCGCCACCGCCGGCCGCGACGACGACGTAGCCGGCCTCGATGAGGGTGAGCAGGGTGCCGGTCTCGAGCACCTCACGCGGCTCGGGCGAGGCGACGATGCGCCGCCAGCCCTTCTCGCCGCGGTCCTCCCAGAGCTGGCCGTGCTCGATCAGCGGCCTGGCCTGCTCGTAGGGCAGGAACCGGCCGACCGGCTTGGTGGGGTGGGTGAAGCCGGGGTCGTCGACGTCGACGCGGGTGCGCGTGACGATGGCGGCGACGGGGCGCTCGACCCCGCGCCGGGCCAGGCTGGCCTCGAGGGAGTTCATCACGGTGAAGCCGATCGTCGCCTGCGTCTGCGCCCCGCACCAGTCCAGGGAGACCGGCGGGACGACGGTGGCGGCCAGCTCGTTCTTGACCAGCAGGTTGCCGACCTGGGGGCCGTTGCCGTGGGTGATCACGACCTCGTGCCCGGCGGCGATGAGGTCGGCCACCGACTCCATGGCGGCGGCGATCGCGGCGCGCTGCGCGTCGGGGCTGGCGCTGCCGTCAGGGCCCGTCATGGCGTTGCCGCCGAGGGCGAGGAGGACCCGCACGGGCTGCACCTGCTTTCACCTGGGGCCGGCCGCGCGGGACGCGGACGGGCGATGCGGCGAGCCTACGGACGAACCACCAGACCCCGCGTTGGCAGACCCTGCCCAATGACCGCCCGCCTCTTGGCACTTGTACGCCGCGCGCCATGCCGCTTCTCCCCGCCGAGAGGGACGTTTCTCCGGGTTGGGAGGGCCAGAACACCGGAGGAACGTCCCTCTCGGCGGAAGGGTGGGGGTGGGAGTGGCGGCCTCAGCCGAGGCGGCGGTAGCGGGCCAGCCGGGCGGCGAGCCGCTCGGCCGGGTCTGCGCGCAGCAGCAGGCCCAGCTCGTGCTGCAGCACCTGCGACATCCGCGCGCAGAACTCGGCGGGCTCGTCCGCGGCGTCGGGGTGCTCGGCGACGATCCGGTCGACGATGCCCTCGCGCAGCAGGTCCAGCGACCGCACGCCCTGCGACGCGGCAAGGTCCGGCGCGTGGTCGGTGTCGCGGTAGAGGATCGCCGAGGCGCCCTCCGGCGGCAGCGGCGAGAGCCAGGAGTGCTGGGCGCAGATGACCCGGTCGGCCGGCATGAGCGCGAGCGCTCCGCCGCCGGTGCCCTGCCCGAGCAGCAGGCAGACGGTCGGCGCGTCGAGCATGACCAGCTCGGACAGGCAGCGCGCGATCTCGCCGGCCAGCCCGCCCTCCTCGGCCTCGCGGGACAGCGCGGCGCCCGCGGTGTCGATGACGCTGACCAGCGGCAGCTTGAGCTCCCGGGCCAGGCGCATGCCGCGGCGGGCCTCGCGCAGCCCGGCCGGGCCGAGCGGGTTCTCGAACGTCTGGTGCTTGCGGTCCTGGCCCAGCACGACGCAGGGCGCCCCGCCGAAGCGGGCCAGGGCGATGAGCAGCCCCGGGTCCTGCTCGCCCTGGCCGGTGCCGTGCAGCGGCACGACGTCGGTGGCGCCGAGCTTGAGCAGCGCCCGCACGCCGGGCCGCTCGGGCCGGCGCGAGCGCAGGATCGAGTCCCACGCGGGCAGGTCGGGCAGGTCCTCCCGGGGCAGCTCGGGCACCACGGGCAGGTCCTCGCGCGGGGCCATGAGCACGTTCAGCGCCCGCGAGGCGACCTCGGCCAGCGCCTCGACCGGCAGCACGGCGTCGATGAGGCCCTGCTCGAAGAGGTTCTCCGAGGTCTGCACACCCTCCGGGAACGGCGCGCCGTAGAGCGCCTCATAGACCCGCGGCCCGAGGAAGCCGACCAGCGCGCCCGGCTCGGCGACCGTGACGTGGCCGAGCGAGCCCCACGAAGCGAAGACGCCGCCGGTGGTGGGGTGGCGCAGGTAGACGATGTAGGGCAGCCCGGCGTCCTTGTGCGCCGCGATCGCCGCCGAGATCTTGACCATCCCGACGAAGGCGCTGGTGCCCTCCTGCATCCTGGTGCCGCCCGAGGTCGGGGCGGCGAACAGCGGCAGCCCCTCCCGGGTCGCCCGCTCGACCGCGAGCACCAGGCGCTCGGCGGCGGCCCGGCCGATCGAGCCGGCCAGGAACCGGAACTCGCCCAGCACCACGGCGACCCGACGCCCGCGCAGCCGGGCCGAGCCGGTGATGAGCGACTCGTCGGTGCCGGCCTTCTCCGCCGCGGCGGCGAGCTCGGCGGCATACGCGCTGCCCGGCTCGGCCACCGGCACCGGTGTGGTGTCCCAGCTCTCGAAGCTGCCCTCGTCGAGGACGGTCTCGATCAGCTCACGGGCGCCGAGGCGGCGGGTCACGACGCGGTGCCCTCGGCGTCGCGCTCGTCGAGCCAGGCCCGCACGCTGGCGTTGTGCTGGCCCAGGGCCGGTGGGGCGAGGTGCTCGGCCCGCCCCCCGGCATACAGGTTGTCGTCGAAGCGCAGCGGCGGCCCGGGCAGCTGGACCGTCCCGAGCACCGGGTGGTCCACGTCGATGACCAGCCCCTGGGAACGGGTCTGCTCCCACTCGTAGACGCGGTCCAGGGTGCGCACCTCACCCGCCGGTATGCCGGCCGCGGCCAGGGCGGGCAGCAGCTCGGCGAGCTTGCGGTCGGCGAAGGCGGCGTTGACCGCGTCCACGACGGCGTCGCGGTTGCCGACCCGCTCCCGGTTGGTGGCCATGCCCTCGGCGTCGGGGTCCAGCCCGAAGGCGGTGCAGAACTTGCGCCACAGGCCCTCGCTGCCGACGGCGATCTGCAGCATCCCGTCGGCGCAGGAGAACAGGCCGTAGGGGCAGATGCTCGGGTGGTGGTTGCCCTGGGCGCGGCCCACCTCGCCGGCGACGGTGTAGCGGGTGCCCTGGAAGGCGTGCACGCCCACGATCGCGGCCAGCAGGCTGGTCCGCACGACCCGGCCCCTGCCCGTGGTGGTGCGCTCGTGCAGGGCGGCGACGACGCCGTAGGCGCCGTACATCCCGGCGAGCAGGTCCCCGATCGGCACCCCGACGCGCGTGGGGTGGTCGGGGTCGGGGCCGGTCAGCGACATCAGGCCGGCCTCGCCCTGCGCGATCTGGTCGTACCCGGCCCGGCCACCCTCCGGACCGTCGTGGCCGAAGCCACTGATCGAGAGGATGACCAGGCGCGGGTTGAGCTCGTGCAGCCGCTCGACGCTGAAGCCGAGCCGGTCGAGCACGCCGGGCCGGAAGTTCTCCAGCAGCACGTCGGCGTGGGTGACCAGCCGGGTCAGCGTCGCCACCCCGTCCTCGCTCTTGAGGTCGAGGGTGATCGACTCCTTGTTGCGGTTGCAGGACAGGAAGTACGTCGAGATCGGGTCGTCCTCGGGCCCGACGAACGGCGGGCCCCAGCCGCGGGTGTCGTCCCCGCCGCCGGGCGTCTCCACCTTGATGACCCGGGCACCGAGGTCGCCCAGCATCATCCCGGCGTGCGGGCCGGCAAGGGCGCGGGTGAGGTCGATGACGGTGGTGCCGTCGAGCGGTCCGGTCACGATGTCGGTCTCCTGTCGGTCTGCTGCGGTCAGAGCCAGTCGACGTCCGCGGCGGTGGCGCCGGCGGCCAGCGTGGCGTAGCCGGGTCCGCGGTCGAAGAACGGCTGCTCGCCGCGGTCGGCGCGGCGCTCGGCACGCAGGGCGTCGGACGCCGCGGTGTCGATCACCGGCTCGTCCTTGGTGCCCGTGGCCACGACGCCGTAGTCGGTGCGGGCGCCCTCGAAGGAGACCTTGCCCCACCTCAGGTCGCGCTGCACCTCGTCGTACGGCCGCTCGAGCGGGTCGCCCCAGCCGCCACCGCCGGTGGTGCGGATGCGGATGACCTCCCCGGCCTTCACCGGCTCGTGGTCGGCGAGGGCGTCGACCTCGCGCTCGTTCGGGCCGCCCGCGTCGATGGTCACCTGGAACGGCTTGCCCGCCTTGCCGCCCTTGACGCCCCAACAGGCCAGGATCGAGCGGTCGGCGATGGACATGAAGTTGGCGTCCTTGAGCATCCGGATCTGCTTCTCGTAGCCCAGGCCGCCGCGGTAGCGGCCCGCGCCGCCGGAGTCGACGGCCAGGCCGAGGCGCTCGACGAGGAACGGGAAGCGGCTCTCGGTGAACTCGGTCGGCAGGTTCCGCGAGTCCGGCACGACGTGGATGGTGTCCTCACCGTCGGCGTAGTACCGGCCGCCTGAGCCGCCACCCAGCACCTCACGCATGAGGTAGTCGTTGCCGTCGCGGTCGTGGCCGTAGACGCCGGTGTAGCGGATCGTCTCCTGGTCGGCGGGCATCTTGCCGTCGACGGCCTTGGCGATCACGCCAGCGAGCACGCCGAGCAGGCGCAGGATGACGAACGTCCGGGCGTTGGTCGGCGCCGGGAAGATCGGCGTGAGCAGCGTGCCCTTCTCGGGGAACTTCATCTCGATGAGCGGCACGATGCCCTCGTTGACGTCGAGCTCGGCCATCCGCTCGGGGGTGTCGGCGAGGTTGCGCAGGATCGGCGCGAGCCACTTCTTGAGGAAGTTGCCGTCGGCGTAGTCCCCGCAGTGGTTGATCGGGCCCTTGGCCTGCGGCGCGGTGCCGGTGAAGTCGATGACGATCTTCGGGCCGTTGCCGGGGCCGCCGGTGCTCGTCTTGGTCAGCGTGATCCGCTGGGTGTGCAGCCTCGGCTCGTCGACGCCGTCGTGTTCGGCGTAGTCCTCCCAGACGTACTCGCCGTCGGGGATCTTGGACAGGATCTCGCGGCGGTAGGTCTCGGTGGTCTTGTCGAGGATCGCGTCGAAGGCCGCTTCGACGGTCTCGCGGCCGTAGCGGTTGAACAGGTCCGACAGGCGCGCCGCGCCCATGAGGCAGGCGGAGCACTCGGCGTCGAGGTCGGCGGCGAGGGACTCCGGCATACGGCTGTTGCGCGTCATGATCTTCAGCGCGGCCTCGTTGGGCACGCCGGCGTCCCACAGCCGGATCGGGGGCACCATCAGCCCCTCCTCGTAGACGCTGGTCGCGCCGGAGGGCATCGAGCCGGGGCAGGCGCCGCCGATGTCGTCGTGGTGGCCGAAGGCCTGCACGAACGCGACGACCTCGCCCTGGTGGAAGACGGGGACCGTGACGCACAGGTCCGGCAGGTGACCGATGCCGCCCTCGGACTCGTAGACGTCGTTGTGGAAGAACACGTCGCCCTCGCGCATGGTCTCGAGCGGGTAGTCGCGGGCGACCGGGTGGACCAGGGCGCTGTACGAGCGGCCGGTCAGCTTGCGCAGCCGCCGGTCGTGGATGCCGGCGCGGAAGTCGTGCGCGTCGCGGATCATGGGCGAGCGGGAGGTGCGCGCGATGGCGGTCTCGACCTCCATCTCGACGCTGGCCAGGGTGCCCTCGACGATCTCCAGGACGATCGGGTCGACGTTGAGGGCCGGGGTGTCGGTCACAGCGGTCACTTCGCGCTCTCCTTGGTGATCACGAGGTTGCCGTACGCGTCGACGCGGACGGTGAAGCCGGGGTGGACGGGCACGGTCGAGCCGAACTCCTCGACGATGACCGGCCCGGCGACCTCGTCGCCGGCCCGCAGGTCGGGGCGCCAGTAGATGCCGGCGTCGACGTAGCCGTCGGCGGGGTCGAAGCAGACCGGGCGGGTGCCGGTGCGGGCGCGCTCGACGGAGTCGGCGGCCCCCTCGATCTCGGCCAGCTCGGGCCGGGTGATCGGGCCGATGCCGGTGACGCGCAGGTTGACCCACTCGACCTGCTGGCGCGGGTCGTCGCGGAAGTCGTAGCCGTAGAGGCCCTTGTGCGCGTCGTGGAACGCGGTCGCCACCGTCTCGGCGAAGGCGGCGTCCACTGCGCCCTCGGGGGCGTTGACCCGCACCTCGAAGGCCTGGCCGAAGTAGCGCAGGTCGACGGTACGCACGTAGCGGTGGTCGGCCCGGGCGAAGCCCTCGGCGTCCAGGGCCTCGGCGGCGCGCTCGGTCAGCTCGGCGAAGGTCTTCTCCACGCCGGCGAGGTCGAGCGCGGCGTGCTTGGCGACGGCGGTCTGCACGTAGTCGTTCTTGACGTCGACGGTGAGCAGGCCGAACGCCGAGACGTTGCCCGGGTTCTGCGGCACGACCACGCCGGCGAGGTCGAGGATGTCGACCAGGCGGCAGGCCAGCAGCGAGCCGGAGCCACCGAACGTCGCGAGCATGAAGTCGCGCACGTCCAGGCCGCGCTTGACCGAGATCTGGCGCAGCGCGTTGGCCTGGTTCCACGCGGAGATCTCGAGGATGCCGGCGGCGCACTCGTCGGGGGACAGGCCGAGCCGCGCGGCCAGGGCCTCGATGCCGGCCTTCGCGGCGACGGCGTCCAGCGGGATCTCGCCGCCGAGCAGGTGGGCCGGGATCCGGCCGAGCATGACGTGGGCGTCGGTGATGGTCGGCTCGGTGCCGCCCTTGGCGTAGCAGAGCGGGCCCGGGTCCGCGCCGGCCGACTTGGGGCCGACCTTGAGCGTGCCCTCGGGGGAGATCCACGCGATGGAGCCGCCGCCCGCGCCGACGGTGACG
This genomic stretch from Oryzihumus leptocrescens harbors:
- a CDS encoding hydantoinase/oxoprolinase family protein, yielding MTQTPRRIRIGIDTGGTFTDVVAFDEDSGALITTKTPSTPANPADGFINGVHKVLDLLGATGADVTAVCHGTTVATNQLLEGKVEQLGFITSAGYEFILEIARQAVPDGYGNSYFWVKPPRIVPADLVKTVEGRFDFEGNEVRPFDEGGAAQVARWFRDQGITTIGVCFLHAYANPEHELRMREILQREHPEAVISISSDVLREYREYERSMTTLVDAAVKPKVSRYVSNIKTRLDEFTGAASADRDSIPFYIMKSNGGVLSADEVVHQPITTVLSGPAAGALGAALISGKAGFDKVLTCDGGGTSTDVSVVLGGEPTLTTEGTVGAYPSKIPMIDVVTVGAGGGSIAWISPEGTLKVGPKSAGADPGPLCYAKGGTEPTITDAHVMLGRIPAHLLGGEIPLDAVAAKAGIEALAARLGLSPDECAAGILEISAWNQANALRQISVKRGLDVRDFMLATFGGSGSLLACRLVDILDLAGVVVPQNPGNVSAFGLLTVDVKNDYVQTAVAKHAALDLAGVEKTFAELTERAAEALDAEGFARADHRYVRTVDLRYFGQAFEVRVNAPEGAVDAAFAETVATAFHDAHKGLYGYDFRDDPRQQVEWVNLRVTGIGPITRPELAEIEGAADSVERARTGTRPVCFDPADGYVDAGIYWRPDLRAGDEVAGPVIVEEFGSTVPVHPGFTVRVDAYGNLVITKESAK
- a CDS encoding carbamate kinase, whose amino-acid sequence is MRVLLALGGNAMTGPDGSASPDAQRAAIAAAMESVADLIAAGHEVVITHGNGPQVGNLLVKNELAATVVPPVSLDWCGAQTQATIGFTVMNSLEASLARRGVERPVAAIVTRTRVDVDDPGFTHPTKPVGRFLPYEQARPLIEHGQLWEDRGEKGWRRIVASPEPREVLETGTLLTLIEAGYVVVAAGGGGIPVVRAEDGTVRGVEAVIDKDLTAALLARSVHADVLVIATDVDHAIKAWGTPQAEEIGVVSLEQMREIAGEGHFASGSMGPKVEAALRFVESGGPRAVITALEQIDKAVTGSYGTVIEGRPAKPHDPAGQNPTPQNPTENEG
- a CDS encoding hydantoinase B/oxoprolinase family protein — translated: MTAVTDTPALNVDPIVLEIVEGTLASVEMEVETAIARTSRSPMIRDAHDFRAGIHDRRLRKLTGRSYSALVHPVARDYPLETMREGDVFFHNDVYESEGGIGHLPDLCVTVPVFHQGEVVAFVQAFGHHDDIGGACPGSMPSGATSVYEEGLMVPPIRLWDAGVPNEAALKIMTRNSRMPESLAADLDAECSACLMGAARLSDLFNRYGRETVEAAFDAILDKTTETYRREILSKIPDGEYVWEDYAEHDGVDEPRLHTQRITLTKTSTGGPGNGPKIVIDFTGTAPQAKGPINHCGDYADGNFLKKWLAPILRNLADTPERMAELDVNEGIVPLIEMKFPEKGTLLTPIFPAPTNARTFVILRLLGVLAGVIAKAVDGKMPADQETIRYTGVYGHDRDGNDYLMREVLGGGSGGRYYADGEDTIHVVPDSRNLPTEFTESRFPFLVERLGLAVDSGGAGRYRGGLGYEKQIRMLKDANFMSIADRSILACWGVKGGKAGKPFQVTIDAGGPNEREVDALADHEPVKAGEVIRIRTTGGGGWGDPLERPYDEVQRDLRWGKVSFEGARTDYGVVATGTKDEPVIDTAASDALRAERRADRGEQPFFDRGPGYATLAAGATAADVDWL
- a CDS encoding ring-opening amidohydrolase — its product is MPDAIEVRKVPIHSVADASELAKLIDDGVMEADRVIAIIGKTEGNGGVNDYTRIIADRAFREVLVAKGAPADQVKQIPIVWSGGTDGVISPHATIFATVDPARAVQTDEPRLTVGFAMSEPILPEEIGYTGMIEKVAAGVKVAMERAGITDVADVHYVQTKTPLLTIHTIRDAKARGKQVWTEHTHESMDLSNGTTGLGIAVALGEIEMPSDEDVMHNRDLYSSVASCSSGVELDQAQIVVVGNARGVGGRYRIGHSVMNDALDADGIWAAIKDAGLDLPERPHTSDLDGRLVNVFLKCEASQDGTVHGRRNAMLDDSDVHWHRQIKSCVGGVTAAVTGDPAVFVSVSAAHQGPEGGGPVAAIVDLGEQPTGYTWNG
- a CDS encoding CaiB/BaiF CoA transferase family protein; translated protein: MTGPLDGTTVIDLTRALAGPHAGMMLGDLGARVIKVETPGGGDDTRGWGPPFVGPEDDPISTYFLSCNRNKESITLDLKSEDGVATLTRLVTHADVLLENFRPGVLDRLGFSVERLHELNPRLVILSISGFGHDGPEGGRAGYDQIAQGEAGLMSLTGPDPDHPTRVGVPIGDLLAGMYGAYGVVAALHERTTTGRGRVVRTSLLAAIVGVHAFQGTRYTVAGEVGRAQGNHHPSICPYGLFSCADGMLQIAVGSEGLWRKFCTAFGLDPDAEGMATNRERVGNRDAVVDAVNAAFADRKLAELLPALAAAGIPAGEVRTLDRVYEWEQTRSQGLVIDVDHPVLGTVQLPGPPLRFDDNLYAGGRAEHLAPPALGQHNASVRAWLDERDAEGTAS
- a CDS encoding carboxyl transferase domain-containing protein, producing the protein MTRRLGARELIETVLDEGSFESWDTTPVPVAEPGSAYAAELAAAAEKAGTDESLITGSARLRGRRVAVVLGEFRFLAGSIGRAAAERLVLAVERATREGLPLFAAPTSGGTRMQEGTSAFVGMVKISAAIAAHKDAGLPYIVYLRHPTTGGVFASWGSLGHVTVAEPGALVGFLGPRVYEALYGAPFPEGVQTSENLFEQGLIDAVLPVEALAEVASRALNVLMAPREDLPVVPELPREDLPDLPAWDSILRSRRPERPGVRALLKLGATDVVPLHGTGQGEQDPGLLIALARFGGAPCVVLGQDRKHQTFENPLGPAGLREARRGMRLARELKLPLVSVIDTAGAALSREAEEGGLAGEIARCLSELVMLDAPTVCLLLGQGTGGGALALMPADRVICAQHSWLSPLPPEGASAILYRDTDHAPDLAASQGVRSLDLLREGIVDRIVAEHPDAADEPAEFCARMSQVLQHELGLLLRADPAERLAARLARYRRLG